The genomic window CAGGCCGCTCCGCGCAGCTCCGATTCGTTCAGGTCGCCGCCGTTGTCTTCCAGGTACACCAGCATGCGCTGCCCGTCGGGCGAGAGGCCCACCGTAGCGTCGTGGCCCTCATTGTTGACGGGCTTGCCCAGGTTGCGGGCCGGCGACCAGCCCGAGGCCGTGCGGGTGCTCTGGTAAATGTCTTCGAAGAAGCCGCCGGTTTCGGGGTCCCGTTCCTTGCCCGTGGAATTGTCGCGGCGGGAAGTGAAGAGGATTACCGACTCATCGGCCGAAATCACCGGGCCGTAGTCGGCGTAGGGGGAGTTAACGGACGGGCCGGCGTTGTCGATAAAGACCCGGGAAGGCTTCTGCTCCAGCTTGCGGCCATTCTCACACTCCTGAATTTTCTTGCTGATAGCCGCCATGACCGTCGCCGTGTTTTTGCCCGTTGCGGCGGGCTGGGCGGCTTTATACTCGGCAATAGCCTCCGCCCACTTGGCGTTCAGGTGCAGGCTGCGGCCCAGCAGGTAGTGAATGCCGGGGTCAATGTCGGGGTTGAGCTGGTAGGCTTTCTGCACGTAGGCCAGAGCCCGGGGCTTGTAGCCCGAGTGCAGGTAACAGTCGCCGATGCGCAGGTTGAGGCGGGCGTTGTTGGGGTTGAACTTCTGGGCTTCGAGGTAGTGGGGCAGGGCCAGCTCGTAGCGGGGCGGGTCCATGTCGTACCACTCGTCGCCGGTTTTGATTTCCTTCTGGGCTTCTTTGAGGCCGTCCTTGTTGGATTTGAAGTTGTCTTTATCAAACTCAACGTTCTGGGCGGTGGCTACCTGCGCCAGCAGCACCAGCGCAATCAGCAGAATTCTGGACATAAGGGCGAATTTGACGCTGAACTATTAGCGGAAATAGGAAGAGAAAAGGGGGGGTTATTCGGCGCCGCAGCCGGAGTTGGCGGCGTAGCTCGAGCCGGTTTCAAGGCCCAGCTCGGCGGCTTTTTTCCAGTCCTGGCAGGCTCCGGCGGCGTCGCGCAGCATCTCGCGGGCGTGGCCCCGGTTCAGGTAGGCTTCGGCGTACTGGGCATTCAGGGCAATGGCCTTGGCGGCATCGGCGGCGGCACTCTTGTAGTCTTCCAGCTTGAGGTGGGCCGCGGCCCGGTTGTTCCAGGCAAAGGCGTAAGTGGCATCCAGCTCAATGGCCTTGCTGAAGTCTTCCACGGCGCCTTTGTAGTCGCCGGCGTCGTAGCGGGTGCTGCCGCGGTTGGTAAAGGCCGTGGCGTTGTCCTGCTTCTTGCTCAAATAGGCGTTGTAGTCGGCCAGAGCGCCTTTCAGGTCATTGGCGCGGCGCTTGGTGGCGGCCCGGTTCAGCAGGGCCGGCAGAAACTCGGGCTGCAGGCTCAGGGCCTTGGTGTAGTCCTGAATAGCGGCTTCGAAGTTATTGAGCTTGCGCTGGGTGCTGGCCCGGTCGTGGTAGGCGTAGGCGTAGTTGGGGTCAACCTTAATAGCCTGGTCGAAGTCTTCCTTGGCGGCCTTGAAGTCGCCTTTTTCGAAGCGCAGGGCCCCGCGGTAGTACCACGACGGCGCGTAGTCGGGCTTGATTTCGGCGGCTTTGCCGTAGTCCTGCTCGGCTTCGGTGGGTTTGCCCAGCGCCTCCTGGGCCTGGGCCCGGCCAAAGTAGTTGCTGAAGCCGGTAGCTTCGAGCTTGATGGCCTGGTCGTAGTCCTGCACGGCCTGCTGGTATTCCTTGAGCTCGTAGCGGGTGGTGGCGCGGTTGTAGTAGGCCTTGGCAA from Hymenobacter chitinivorans DSM 11115 includes these protein-coding regions:
- a CDS encoding tetratricopeptide repeat protein: MQKILLLALGLSLSAVAAQAQVDTVRASTLPPAQQAEKLYNSGVAKYSSKSYRAAIQDFDRALTLRPDFAKAYYNRATTRYELKEYQQAVQDYDQAIKLEATGFSNYFGRAQAQEALGKPTEAEQDYGKAAEIKPDYAPSWYYRGALRFEKGDFKAAKEDFDQAIKVDPNYAYAYHDRASTQRKLNNFEAAIQDYTKALSLQPEFLPALLNRAATKRRANDLKGALADYNAYLSKKQDNATAFTNRGSTRYDAGDYKGAVEDFSKAIELDATYAFAWNNRAAAHLKLEDYKSAAADAAKAIALNAQYAEAYLNRGHAREMLRDAAGACQDWKKAAELGLETGSSYAANSGCGAE